The following are encoded together in the Montipora foliosa isolate CH-2021 chromosome 12, ASM3666993v2, whole genome shotgun sequence genome:
- the LOC137980921 gene encoding uncharacterized protein: MSYFVKDGFMFSFDLKSGYHHVDIAQEHQTSLGFSWLAPDSIKEIFYVFTVLPFGLSSAPWVFTKVLKPLGKYWRVQGLCIAIFLDDGWAIVQDRESCLIKAGAVMADLCNAGFVVNEDKSVWEPTQVLDWLGITWNAALGTLKIVERRIVKIINSIYHIIEADFKVSARELSSFTGQIISTGPVVGNIARIMTRHCVLSTLCRDNWDSITLLDDYCKEELYFWKENMVNINTRYCFVSKVPSYFVYSDASATGGGAIIDFNNDFVCHKMWSENERGQSSTWRELSVIEFALQSFASVLEGSHVNVIAR, encoded by the coding sequence ATGTCTTATTTTGTGAAGGACGGGTTCatgttttccttcgatttaaaAAGTGGTTATCATCATGTTGACATTGCACAAGAGCACCAAACTTCTCTGGGGTTTTCATGGCTTGCGCCCGATTccattaaggaaatattttatgtttttactgTGCTCCCATTCGGTCTGTCCTCTGCCCCTTGGGTTTTCACTAAGGTTTTGAAGCCTTTAGGAAAGTATTGGAGAGTACAGGGTCTTTGTATTGCCATCTTCTTGGATGATGGTTGGGCGATTGTTCAGGATAGAGAAAGTTGTCTCATTAAGGCCGGGGCTGTAATGGCGGATTTGTGCAACGCAggttttgttgtcaatgaagaTAAATCGGTATGGGAACCCACCCAAGTATTGGACTGGCTGGGTATTACCTGGAATGCTGCATTAGGTACTTTGAAAATTGTGGAAAGGAGAATTGTTAAGATCATTAACTCAATTTATCATATTATTGAAGCCGATTTCAAAGTTTCCGCGAGAGAGTTGTCCTCCTTCACAGGTCAAATTATCTCTACCGGGCCTGTAGTTGGTAACATTGCCAGGATAATGACCAGACATTGTGTCTTGTCCACCTTGTGCAGGGATAATTGGGATTCTATAACCCTTCTCGACGATTACTGCAAGGAAGAACTgtatttttggaaggaaaatatGGTTAATATCAACACTAGGTATTGCTTTGTAAGTAAGGTGCCAAGTTATTTTGTGTATTCTGACGCCAGTGCCACCGGAGGTGGAGCAATTATTGATTTtaacaatgattttgtgtgcCACAAAATGTGGTCAGAGAACGAGAGAGGTCAAAGTTCAACGTGGAGAGAACTGTCTGTTATTGAGTTTGCTTTGCAATCATTTGCCTCAGTGTTGGAAGGATCACATGTTAATGTGATAGCCAGGTAG